From Xiphophorus couchianus chromosome 23, X_couchianus-1.0, whole genome shotgun sequence, one genomic window encodes:
- the rnf4 gene encoding E3 ubiquitin-protein ligase RNF4 isoform X2: MSSSAQRKRRPAGSSLVSRTKTSRAASGRTRRTAGAGDHAPPTEPIDVMDGAEDGVEEVVDLTCEGSESAVVDLTTNNESELLVDEGPPGESYVLSSDEDEDAPTVVQAAITSTAHTSRLTPGLISCPVCLDLYSEIVESGRLVVSTKCGHVFCSQCLRDALTSSHTCPTCRKRLTSRQYHPLYI, encoded by the exons ATGAGCAGCTCG GCTCAGAGGAAGCGGCGGCCCGCCGGAAGCTCTCTGGTCTCCAGAACCAAGACCAGCAGAGCAGCCAGTGGTCGGACCCGCAGGACAGCCGGCGCCGGAGACCACGCCCCCCCCACGGAGCCCATCGACGTGATGGACGGCGCCGAGGACG GTGTGGAGGAGGTGGTGGACCTCACCTGCGAGGGATCAGAGTCTGCTGTGGTTGACCTGACGACCAACAACGAGTCGGAGCTG CTGGTGGACGAAG GGCCTCCGGGTGAGAGCTATGTACTCAgcagtgatgaagatgaagacgCGCCCACTGTCGTTCAAGCTGCCATCACCTCTACTGCACACACGTCCAG GTTGACTCCAGGTCTCATCAGCTGTCCCGTCTGTCTGGACCTGTACTCCGAG ATCGTAGAGAGCGGGCGATTGGTCGTCTCCACAAAGTGTGGCCACGTGTTCTGCAGCCAGTGTCTGAGGGACGctctgacatcatcacacaccTGCCCCACCTGCAGGAAGCGGCTCACTTCGCGCCAGTACCACCCTCTTTACATCTga
- the rnf4 gene encoding E3 ubiquitin-protein ligase RNF4 isoform X1, protein MSSSVSRLDLQPPDQAQRKRRPAGSSLVSRTKTSRAASGRTRRTAGAGDHAPPTEPIDVMDGAEDGVEEVVDLTCEGSESAVVDLTTNNESELLVDEGPPGESYVLSSDEDEDAPTVVQAAITSTAHTSRLTPGLISCPVCLDLYSEIVESGRLVVSTKCGHVFCSQCLRDALTSSHTCPTCRKRLTSRQYHPLYI, encoded by the exons ATGAGCAGCTCGGTGAGTCGGTTGGATCTGCAGCCACCTGATCAG GCTCAGAGGAAGCGGCGGCCCGCCGGAAGCTCTCTGGTCTCCAGAACCAAGACCAGCAGAGCAGCCAGTGGTCGGACCCGCAGGACAGCCGGCGCCGGAGACCACGCCCCCCCCACGGAGCCCATCGACGTGATGGACGGCGCCGAGGACG GTGTGGAGGAGGTGGTGGACCTCACCTGCGAGGGATCAGAGTCTGCTGTGGTTGACCTGACGACCAACAACGAGTCGGAGCTG CTGGTGGACGAAG GGCCTCCGGGTGAGAGCTATGTACTCAgcagtgatgaagatgaagacgCGCCCACTGTCGTTCAAGCTGCCATCACCTCTACTGCACACACGTCCAG GTTGACTCCAGGTCTCATCAGCTGTCCCGTCTGTCTGGACCTGTACTCCGAG ATCGTAGAGAGCGGGCGATTGGTCGTCTCCACAAAGTGTGGCCACGTGTTCTGCAGCCAGTGTCTGAGGGACGctctgacatcatcacacaccTGCCCCACCTGCAGGAAGCGGCTCACTTCGCGCCAGTACCACCCTCTTTACATCTga
- the sqstm1 gene encoding LOW QUALITY PROTEIN: sequestosome-1 (The sequence of the model RefSeq protein was modified relative to this genomic sequence to represent the inferred CDS: deleted 2 bases in 1 codon), which translates to MSVTVKAYLLGKDEQVKEIRRFAVDQEVSCSFEYLSRKVAAVFSNLSGSTCSLFYKDEDGDLVAFSSDDELMMGLSFVKDATFRLYIRERKEHRRDFPLHAFPPFAFGPPPPHHHGPAHTAPPTHMAPPPAVHPNVTCDGCEGAVVGTRFKCSVCPDYDLCSSCQAQGKHTEHALLPIWHPLQHWFPRGKWMKRMRHCGMWNQNQEQNQNQNQNQEQAGAAKPAADSSAPSASQASVDFLKNIGEGVAAMLSPLGIDVDIDVEHEGQKTKVTPPTQSGAGPGDVEMNEDGGASSEDGVNQGSKVSQQLYKPWNRSGINEFLIRTPGCVSRDSDEEWTHLSSKEVDPSTGELQSLQPEGRAPPEPGAPQQGPTGLREAALYPHLPQEADPRLVESLAAMLSMGFGDEGGWLTHLLQAKNGDIGAALDAIQYAKQPRPHQ; encoded by the exons ATGTCGGTGACAGTAAAGGCCTACCTGCTGGGGAAGGACGAGCAGGTGAAGGAGATCCGCCGGTTCGCGGTGGACCAGGAGGTTTCCTGCAGCTTCGAGTACCTGAGCCGGAAGGTGGCGGCCGTCTTCTCCAACCTGAGCGGCTCCACCTGCAGCCTCTTCTATAAAG ATGAAGATGGAGACCTGGTGGCGTTCTCCTCCGACGATGAGCTGATGATGGGGCTGAGCTTCGTGAAGGACGCCACGTTCCGCCTCTACATCAGAG AGAGGAAGGAGCACCGTCGGGACTTCCCTCTTCACGCCTTCCCCCCCTTCGCCTTCGgcccccctcctcctcatcatcatggCCCCGCCCACACGGCCCCGCCCACACACATGGCCCCGCCCCCCGCCGTCCACCCTAATGTGACGTGCGACGGCTGCGAAGGCGCGGTGGTGGGAACGCGCTTCAAATGCTCGGTGTGTCCGGACTACGACCTTTGCTCCTCCTGCCAGGCTCAGGGGAAGCACACTGAGCACGCTCTACTGCCCATCTGGCACCCCCTGCAG CACTGGTTTCCTCGGGGGAAGTGGATGAAGAGGATGAGACACTGTGGAAtgtggaaccagaaccaggagcagaaccagaaccagaaccagaaccaggagcagGCCGGGGCTGCTAAACCTGCAGCGGACAGCAGCGCCCCCTCTG CCTCCCAGGCCAGCGTGGACTTCCTGAAGAACATCGGTGAGGGCGTGGCCGCCATGCTGAGCCCGCTGG GCATCGACGTGGACATCGACGTGGAGCACGAAGGTCAGAAGACCAAGGTGACCCCGCCCACTCAGAGCGGCGCAGGGCCAGGTGACGTAGAGATGAACGAAGATGGTGGAGCCAGCAGCGAGGACGGAGTCAAtcaagggtcaaaggtcagtcaGCAGCTTTACAAACCCTGGAACCGATCAGGGATCAATGAGTTTCTGATCAGAACTCCTGGCTGC GTGAGCCGGGACTCTGACGAGGAGTGGACTCACCTGAGCTCCAAGGAGGTGGACCCGTCCACAGGTGAGCTGCAGTCGCTGCAGCCAGAGGGCCGGGCGCCGCCGGAGCCCGGGGCCCCGCAGCAGGGGCCCACCGGCCTGCGGGAGGCCGCGCTCTACCCACACCTGCCTCAAG AAGCCGACCCGCGTCTGGTGGAGTCGCTGGCGGCCATGTTGTCCATGGGCTTCGGCGACGAAGGCGGCTGGCTGACTCACCTGCTGCAGGCCAAGAACGGCGACATCGGCGCTGCGCTCGATGCCATCCAGTACGCCAAGCAGCCCCGCCCACACCAGTGA
- the mrnip gene encoding MRN complex-interacting protein isoform X2: MVQDFHVVRCFRCQSFQVQQVKKAKKWSCKLCGEKQSLLKEFGRGSGADCRRHVQKLNAMRGAKMEEQEAHAWSLCDQEEEQEEQHTGDQVRPAQVSRWSKYLDTPEEEEEESEEEGLEGRNHLHGNQTISRKRHRPEELGGGRGDEGCPPVQLKRTAVTSSVTSSAAPSGSGSRWGQFLSADSWGAEHPLSGQSQQADTAAAKPRPQLPVSSMFDSGEDFNFDEDFLTF; encoded by the exons ATGGTGCAGGACTTCCACGTGGTTCGGTGTTTCCGCTGCCAGAGCTTCCAGGTGCAGCAG GTGAAGAAGGCAAAGAAATGGAGCTGCAAGCTGTGTGGAGAGAAGCAGTCACTGCTGAAG GAATTCGGCCGTGGATCTGGAGCCGACTGCCGGCGCCACGTCCAGAAGCTGAACGCCATGAGGGGAGCCAAGATGGAGGAGCAGGAGGCCCACgcctggtcgctatg TGatcaggaggaggagcaggaggagcagcaTACAGGTGACCAG GTGAGACCCGCTCAGGTGAGTCGTTGGAGCAAATATCTGGACAcacctgaggaagaggaggaagagtctGAAGAGGAAGGCTTGGAGGGCAGAAACCATCTCCACGGCAACCAAACCATTAGCAG GAAGAGACACAGACCAGAGGAgctgggaggaggaagaggagacgAAGGCTGCCCACCTGTTCAG CTGAAACGGACAGCAGTGACATCAtctgtgacatcatcagcagCCCCCAGTGGCTCCGGCTCCAGGTGGGGGCAGTTCCTCAGTGCTGACAGCTGGGGGGCGGAGCATCCTCTTAGTGGGCAGAGTCAACAAGCAGACACTGCAGCAGCCAAGCCCCGCCCCCAACTTCCTGTGTCCTCCATGTTTGACAGCGGCGAAGATTTCAACTTTGATGAggattttctgactttttag
- the mrnip gene encoding MRN complex-interacting protein isoform X1 translates to MVQDFHVVRCFRCQSFQVQQVKKAKKWSCKLCGEKQSLLKEFGRGSGADCRRHVQKLNAMRGAKMEEQEAHAWSLWCSPWLLLIYSDQEEEQEEQHTGDQVRPAQVSRWSKYLDTPEEEEEESEEEGLEGRNHLHGNQTISRKRHRPEELGGGRGDEGCPPVQLKRTAVTSSVTSSAAPSGSGSRWGQFLSADSWGAEHPLSGQSQQADTAAAKPRPQLPVSSMFDSGEDFNFDEDFLTF, encoded by the exons ATGGTGCAGGACTTCCACGTGGTTCGGTGTTTCCGCTGCCAGAGCTTCCAGGTGCAGCAG GTGAAGAAGGCAAAGAAATGGAGCTGCAAGCTGTGTGGAGAGAAGCAGTCACTGCTGAAG GAATTCGGCCGTGGATCTGGAGCCGACTGCCGGCGCCACGTCCAGAAGCTGAACGCCATGAGGGGAGCCAAGATGGAGGAGCAGGAGGCCCACgcctggtcgctatg GTGTTCTCCCTGGCTCCTCCTTATCTACAGTGatcaggaggaggagcaggaggagcagcaTACAGGTGACCAG GTGAGACCCGCTCAGGTGAGTCGTTGGAGCAAATATCTGGACAcacctgaggaagaggaggaagagtctGAAGAGGAAGGCTTGGAGGGCAGAAACCATCTCCACGGCAACCAAACCATTAGCAG GAAGAGACACAGACCAGAGGAgctgggaggaggaagaggagacgAAGGCTGCCCACCTGTTCAG CTGAAACGGACAGCAGTGACATCAtctgtgacatcatcagcagCCCCCAGTGGCTCCGGCTCCAGGTGGGGGCAGTTCCTCAGTGCTGACAGCTGGGGGGCGGAGCATCCTCTTAGTGGGCAGAGTCAACAAGCAGACACTGCAGCAGCCAAGCCCCGCCCCCAACTTCCTGTGTCCTCCATGTTTGACAGCGGCGAAGATTTCAACTTTGATGAggattttctgactttttag
- the mrnip gene encoding MRN complex-interacting protein isoform X4: MELQAVWREAVTAEGIRPWIWSRLPAPRPEAERHEGSQDGGAGGPRLVAMVRPAQVSRWSKYLDTPEEEEEESEEEGLEGRNHLHGNQTISRKRHRPEELGGGRGDEGCPPVQLKRTAVTSSVTSSAAPSGSGSRWGQFLSADSWGAEHPLSGQSQQADTAAAKPRPQLPVSSMFDSGEDFNFDEDFLTF, translated from the exons ATGGAGCTGCAAGCTGTGTGGAGAGAAGCAGTCACTGCTGAAG GAATTCGGCCGTGGATCTGGAGCCGACTGCCGGCGCCACGTCCAGAAGCTGAACGCCATGAGGGGAGCCAAGATGGAGGAGCAGGAGGCCCACgcctggtcgctatg GTGAGACCCGCTCAGGTGAGTCGTTGGAGCAAATATCTGGACAcacctgaggaagaggaggaagagtctGAAGAGGAAGGCTTGGAGGGCAGAAACCATCTCCACGGCAACCAAACCATTAGCAG GAAGAGACACAGACCAGAGGAgctgggaggaggaagaggagacgAAGGCTGCCCACCTGTTCAG CTGAAACGGACAGCAGTGACATCAtctgtgacatcatcagcagCCCCCAGTGGCTCCGGCTCCAGGTGGGGGCAGTTCCTCAGTGCTGACAGCTGGGGGGCGGAGCATCCTCTTAGTGGGCAGAGTCAACAAGCAGACACTGCAGCAGCCAAGCCCCGCCCCCAACTTCCTGTGTCCTCCATGTTTGACAGCGGCGAAGATTTCAACTTTGATGAggattttctgactttttag
- the mrnip gene encoding MRN complex-interacting protein isoform X3: MVQDFHVVRCFRCQSFQVQQVKKAKKWSCKLCGEKQSLLKNSDQNFWWAGIRPWIWSRLPAPRPEAERHEGSQDGGAGGPRLVAMVRPAQVSRWSKYLDTPEEEEEESEEEGLEGRNHLHGNQTISRKRHRPEELGGGRGDEGCPPVQLKRTAVTSSVTSSAAPSGSGSRWGQFLSADSWGAEHPLSGQSQQADTAAAKPRPQLPVSSMFDSGEDFNFDEDFLTF, from the exons ATGGTGCAGGACTTCCACGTGGTTCGGTGTTTCCGCTGCCAGAGCTTCCAGGTGCAGCAG GTGAAGAAGGCAAAGAAATGGAGCTGCAAGCTGTGTGGAGAGAAGCAGTCACTGCTGAAG AACTCTGATCAGAACTTTTGGTGGGCAGGAATTCGGCCGTGGATCTGGAGCCGACTGCCGGCGCCACGTCCAGAAGCTGAACGCCATGAGGGGAGCCAAGATGGAGGAGCAGGAGGCCCACgcctggtcgctatg GTGAGACCCGCTCAGGTGAGTCGTTGGAGCAAATATCTGGACAcacctgaggaagaggaggaagagtctGAAGAGGAAGGCTTGGAGGGCAGAAACCATCTCCACGGCAACCAAACCATTAGCAG GAAGAGACACAGACCAGAGGAgctgggaggaggaagaggagacgAAGGCTGCCCACCTGTTCAG CTGAAACGGACAGCAGTGACATCAtctgtgacatcatcagcagCCCCCAGTGGCTCCGGCTCCAGGTGGGGGCAGTTCCTCAGTGCTGACAGCTGGGGGGCGGAGCATCCTCTTAGTGGGCAGAGTCAACAAGCAGACACTGCAGCAGCCAAGCCCCGCCCCCAACTTCCTGTGTCCTCCATGTTTGACAGCGGCGAAGATTTCAACTTTGATGAggattttctgactttttag
- the tbc1d9b gene encoding LOW QUALITY PROTEIN: TBC1 domain family member 9B (The sequence of the model RefSeq protein was modified relative to this genomic sequence to represent the inferred CDS: deleted 2 bases in 1 codon) produces MWIEPEEVLLAGALWVSERANPFFILQRRRGHGRGGGLSGLLVGTLDVVLDSSARVAPYRILLQTADSQIYWNIACGSSRKEITEHWDFLESNLLQTISIFDNDEDVITFVKGKISGIIAEENRLKRSEEQEENSGKFLEAELKMRKLFGMPEEEKLVNYYSCSYWKGRVPRQGWLYLSINHLCFYSFLLGKEVTLVVQWTEVTQLEKNATLVFPESVRVSTRNAEHFFSMFLNVNDTFKLMEQLANIAMRQLLDNEAFAADRLLPKACKTLKNVSALKRDFDARAKNERYRSMFRLTQDERLDGHTDCTLWTPFAKMHVVGQLFISNNYICFSSREEDLCQLIIPLREVTIVEKADSSSVLPCPVSISTKNKMNFLFANLKDRDFLVQRISDFLQRTPDGSWSDTNPLSLIGSSVRQAWLSEPCGSGSVLCLSVPRAPPASPNPQDPTPSTRGAITTAAPTAQQGLLRLFQQDGPEDLGPKAMKERMKEEAWNIHFSEFGRGVCMYRTSRTRELVLNGIPERLRGELWLLFSGAQNEMASHPGYYGDLVEQATGLCSLATEEIERDLHRSMPEHRAFQNETGIAALRRVLTAYAHRNPNIGYCQAMNIVTSVLLLYGTEEEAFWLLVALCERMLPDYYNTRVVGALVDQAVFEELTRAFLPPLYDHMQALGVITTISLSWFLTLFLSVMPFDSAVLLVDCFFYEGIKVIFQVALAVLHDNMDALLVCSDEGEAMTVLGRYLDNVVNKQTVAPPTPHLHALLTSGDDPPPEIDVFDLIKASYEKFGSLRSDVIEQMRFKQRLKVIQSLEDTAKRSVVRAMMTELAFSIEELEELYCLFKSKHMTSCYWGSSNSAAQRHDPSLPYLEQYRIDPVQFAQLFSALSPWVCGSHTPTLSARLFRLLDQNQDGLVNFKEFSTGLSGMYHGDMTEKLKLLYKLHLPPALCAEEAESALEATHFFTEDKLQESSFLSDLDSVRQQEVTSGEEPKNGGEDGEEKKEVKDYRYYLRMWAKEKEPKRETIKDLPRMNQEQFIELCKTLYNMFSEEPSEQQLYHAIATVASLLLRIGEVGKKFGNGAKKAEAPPPIPPGEEGPGEGTSTDAQVCRALADAQLEPPAPPSDEETKDDTSVSSFSVVSSGSLQCEDIADDTVLVSGEERRGSALDADWSITFEQVLASLLTEPALVEYFERKMDIQVKMAACKAQRAVERQISSASDHELSQQSS; encoded by the exons ATGTGGATCGAACCGGAGGAGGTTCTACTGGCCGGGGCTCTTTGGGTCTCGGAGCGGGCCAACCCGTTCTTCATCctgcagaggaggagggggcACGGCCGCGGAGGGGGGCTGTCCG GTCTTCTGGTGGGAACGCTGGACGTGGTTCTGGACTCCAGTGCCAGGGTGGCTCCCTACAGGATCCTGCTGCAGACCGCCGACTCCCAGATCTACTGGAACATTGCTTGTG GCTCGTCGAGGAAGGAGATCACGGAGCACTGGGATTTCCTGGAATCCAACCTGCTGCAGACGATCTCCATCTTCGACAACGATGAAGACGTCATCACCTTCGTCAAAGGAAAGATCTCG GGCATCATCGCGGAGGAGAACCGACTGAAGCGGAGCGAGGAGCAGGAAGAGAACAGCGGGAagttcctggaggcggagctgaAGATGCGGAAGCTGTTTGGGATGCCAGAGGAGGAGAAGCTGGTGAACTATTACTCCTGCAGCTACTGGAAGGGGCGTGTCCCGCGCCAGGGCTGGCTCTACCTGTCCATCAACCACCTGTGCTTCTACTCCTTCCTGCTGGGGAAGGAAG TGACGCTGGTGGTGCAGTGGACCGAGGTGACCCAGCTGGAGAAGAACGCCACCCTGGTGTTCCCAGAGAGCGTCCGCGTGAGCACCCGGAACGCTGAGCATTTCTTCTCCATGTTCCTGAACGTCAACGACACCTTCAAGCTGATGGAGCAGCTCGCCAACATCGCCATGCGCCAGCTGCTGGACAATGAGGCGTTCGCTGCCGACCGCTTGCTGCCCAAGGCCTGCAAGACGCTGAAGAACGTCTCTGCCCTGAAGAG GGACTTCGACGCCCGGGCCAAGAACGAGCGGTACCGGTCCATGTTCCGGCTGACGCAGGACGAGCGGCTGGACGGACACACGGACTGCACGCTGTGGACGCCGTTCGCCAAGATGCACGTGGTGGGCCAGCTGTTCATCTCCAACAACTACATCTGCTTcagcagcagagaggaggaCCTGTGCCAGCTCATCATCCCACTCAGAGAG GTGACCATCGTGGAGAAGGCGGACAGCAGCAGCGTCTTGCCGTGTCCCGtctccatcagcaccaagaacAAGATGAACTTCCTGTTCGCCAACCTCAAAGACAGGGACTTCCTGGTTCAGCGGATCTCAGACTTCCTGCAGCGGACGCCGGACGGCTCGTGGAGCGACACCAACCCgctgtctctgattggctccTCGGTACGCCAGGCCTGGCTGTCAGAAccttgtggttctggttctgtcttaTGTCTTTCTGTTCCCAGGGCTCCACCGGCGTCCCCCAATCCGCAGGATCCGACTCCGTCCACGAGGGGCGCCATTACCACGGCGGCC CCCACCGCCCAGCAGGGCCTGCTGCGGCTGTTCCAGCAGGACGGCCCGGAGGACCTCGGCCCTAAAGCT ATGAAGGAGCGGATGAAGGAGGAGGCGTGGAACATTCACTTCTCTGAGTTCGGCCGGGGCGTCTGCATGtacagaacctccagaacccgAGAGCTGGTTCTGAACGGGATCCCGGAGCGCCTGAGGGGGGAGCTGTGGCTTCTGTTCTCCG GCGCTCAGAACGAGATGGCCTCCCACCCTGGTTACTATGGCGACCTGGTGGAGCAGGCCACGGGCCTCTGCTCATTGGCTACCGAGGAGATCGAGCGCGACCTTCATCGCTCGATGCCCGAGCACAGAGCCTTCCAGAACGAGACGGGCATCGCCGCGCTGCGCCGCGTCCTGACCGCCTACGCCCACCGCAACCCCAACATCGGCTACTGCCAG GCCATGAACATCGTTACATCCGTCCTGCTGCTGTACGGAACCGAGGAGGAGGCCTTCTGGCTGCTGGTGGCGCTGTGCGAGCGCATGCTGCCCGACTACTACAACACCCGGGTCGTAG GAGCGCTGGTGGACCAGGCCGTGTTTGAGGAGCTGACCCGGGCCTTCCTGCCGCCGCTCTATGACCACATGCAGGCGCTGGGCGTCATCACCACCATCAGCCTGTCCTGGTTCCTCACCCTCTTCCTGTCCGTCATGCCGTTCGACAGCGCCGTCCTGCTGGTCGACTGCTTCTTCTACGAAGGCATCAAGGTCATCTTCCAG GTGGCGCTGGCCGTCCTTCACGACAACATGGACGCCCTGCTGGTCTGCAGCGACGAGGGCGAGGCCATGACCGTCCTGGGCAG GTACCTGGATAACGTTGTGAACAAGCAGACGGTGGCTCCGCCCACTCCCCACCTGCACGCCTTGCTGACGAGCGGAGATGACCCTCCGCCGGAGATCGACGTCTTCGACCTCATCAAGGCATCCTATGAG AAGTTTGGCAGCCTGCGCTCTGATGTCATCGAGCAGATGCGTTTTAAgcagaggttaaaggtcattcAGTCGCTGGAGGACACGGCGAAGCGGAGCGTG GTGAGGGCGATGATGACGGAGCTGGCCTTCAGCAtcgaggagctggaggagctttactgtctctttaag TCCAAGCACATGACTAGCTGCTACTGGGGCTCCAGCAACTCGGCGGCGCAGCGACACGACCCCAGCCTGCCCTACCTGGAGCAGTACCGGATCGACCCGGTCCAGTTCGCCCAGCTCTTCTCGGCGCTGTCCCCCTGGGTCTGCGGAAGCCACACCCCCACGCTGTCGGCCCGGCTCTTCAGGctgctggaccagaaccaggacggGCTGGTCAACTTCAAAGAGTTCAGCACCGGCCTCA GTGGGATGTACCACGGCGACATGACGGAGAAGCTGAAGCTGCTCTACAAGCTCCACCTCCCGCCAG CTCTGTGTGCTGAGGAGGCGGAGTCTGCTCTGGAGGCCACACACTTCTTTACTGAGGACAAACTAcaag AatcctccttcctgtctgatCTGGATTCTGTGCGgcagcaggaagtgacatcag GTGAAGAACCGAAGAATGGAGGAGAAGATGGTGAGGAGAAGAAAG AGGTGAAGGACTACAGGTACTACCTGAGGATGTGGGCCAAGGAGAAGGAGCCCAAGAGGGAAACCATCAAGGATTTGCCCAGGATGAACCAG GAGCAGTTCATCGAGCTTTGTAAGACGCTGTACAACATGTTCAGCGAGGAGCCGAGCGAGCAGCAGCTGTACCACGCCATCGCCACTGTGGCCAGCCTCCTGTTGCGCATCGGAGAGGTCGGCAAGAAGTTTGGCAACGGCGCCAAGAAGGCCGAGGCCCCGCCTCCCATCCCGCCGGGGGAGGAGGGGCCCGGCGAGGGAACCTCGACCGACGCCCAGGTGTGCCGGGCTCTGGCCGACGCCCAGCTGGAGCCGCCAGCGCCGCCATCTGACGAGGAGACGAAGGACGACACGTCGGTGTCGTCGTTCTCGGTGGTGAGCTCCGGCTCGCTGCAGTGCGAGGACATCGCCGACGACACGGTGCTGGTCAGCGGCGAGGAGAGGCGGGGAAGCGCGCTAGATGCTGATTGGTCAATCACCTTTGAACAAGTGCTGGCCTCACTGTTGACAGAACCGGCGCTGGTCGAGTATTTTGAGAGGAAGATGGATATCCAGGTCAAAATGGCTGCCTGTAAGGCCCAGCGGGCTGTCGAGCGCCAGATAAGCTCCGCCTCCGACCACGAACTCAGCCAGCAGTCCTCCTGA